In Erigeron canadensis isolate Cc75 chromosome 1, C_canadensis_v1, whole genome shotgun sequence, a single window of DNA contains:
- the LOC122583280 gene encoding secreted RxLR effector protein 161-like — MEPHAKICAHEGQDLEDATMYRQLVGSLIYLTLTRPDISFAVGVMSRYMQNPKKSHLEAVRRILIYVKSTLGYCIMFKKGGDCRLVGYCDADYAGDHDTRRSTAGYVFLLASGAISWCSKRQPTVSLSTTEAEYRAAAMAAQEITWIMLLLKELHQTTEYGVPLYCDNLSAIRLAENPIFHARTKHVEVHYHFIREKVPQEEIKLEHVGTGSQVADLFTKSLDGVKLKSFSEHLGLMGRVGVEGEC; from the coding sequence ATGGAGCCACATGCAAAGATTTGTGCTCATGAAGGTCAAGACCTGGAAGATGCAACAATGTACCGACAGTTGGTGGGTAGTCTCATCTACTTAACCTTAACAAGACCAGATATCTCTTTTGCAGTTGGTGTGATGAGTCGTTATATGCAAAACCCGAAGAAGTCTCATTTGGAGGCGGTTCGTAGAATTCTCATATACGTGAAAAGTACACTCGGTTATTGTATTATGTTCAAGAAAGGTGGAGATTGCAGACTAGTGGGCTACTGTGATGCTGATTATGCAGGTGACCACGATACCCGACGTTCAACTGCAGGTTATGTGTTTTTGTTAGCGTCTGGAGCAATCTCTTGGTGCAGCAAAAGACAGCCAACTGTGTCTTTATCAACTACCGAGGCCGAGTACCGGGCAGCAGCTATGGCAGCTCAAGAGATCACTTGGATCATGCTACTATTAAAAGAGCTGCATCAAACAACCGAGTATGGTGTTCCACTGTACTGTGACAACTTATCGGCAATACGATTGGCTGAAAATCCAATTTTTCATGCAAGAACTAAGCATGTGGAAGTTCATTATCATTTCATCAGGGAGAAAGTTCCGCAAGAAGAAATTAAGTTGGAGCATGTTGGAACAGGAAGTCAAGTTGCAGATTTGTTTACAAAAAGCTTGGATGGCGTCAAGTTGAAAAGCTTCAGTGAGCATCTTGGCTTGATGGGCAGAGTTGGTGTTGAAGGGGAGTGTTAA